The genomic DNA CGCTTTGTGCGCGACAAGCTGCTGGTGCACGCAGTGCGCGCCGCCTACGAGGATGTGCTGCACGGCGACCGCTTCCCCTCCTACGTGCTGGCGCTGGACCTCGATCCGGCGCTGGTGGACGTCAACGTGCACCCGTCGAAGATCGAAGTGCGCTTCCGCGACGGCCGCGCCGTGCACCAGTTCGTGTTCCACGCGGTACAGCGCGCGCTGGCGCAGACGTCGGCCACGGCACACGGCAGCGTGCCCGCACCGCTGCCGGCCGCCGAAACCCTCGGCGGCGGCGGTCCGCAATGGCGCCCGCAGCAGCAGGCCTCGTTCGGCTCGATCCTGAACCCGTCGTACACGCCGACGTTCTCGCCTTCCCCCTTCGCGCGGCCGGGCGAAGGCGGCGTGGCGCAAAGCACCGAGCGCTACGGCGCGCTGTTTGCCGACAGCGAACCGCGCGCAGCCGAAGGCGCCGCGCCACCGTCCTACCCGATGCCGCAGGCCACGCAATATGTGGCCTCGTCCGCCGCGCTGGCCCAGGAGGAATTCCCGCTGGGCTTCGCGCTGGCGCAGCTGCACGGCATCTACATCCTGGCGCAGAACAGCAAGGGCCTGGTGCTGGTGGACATGCACGCGGCGCACGAGCGCATCCTGTACGAGCAGCTGAAGAACGCGCTGGACGCGCAGATCTCCGGCAGCGAAATGCAGATCCAGACGCTGCTGATCCCCGTCACCTTCTACGCGGACGCGGTGGAAGTGGGCACCGTGCAGGAACACGGCGACACCTTGAAGACGCTGGGCTTCGACATCGCCGTGCTGTCGCCCACCACGCTGGCCGTGCGCGCCGTGCCGGCCCTGCTGAAGAACGCCGATGCGCAAACGCTGGCGCGCGACGTGCTGCGCGACGTGCGTGAATTCGGCGGCTCGCGCGTGCTGATCGAGCGCCGCAACGAGCTGCTCGGCACCCTGGCCTGCCACACGGCGGTGCGCGCCAACCGCATCCTGACGCAACCCGAAATGAACGCCCTGCTGCGCCAGATGGAAAGCACCGAACGGGCCGACCAGTGCAACCACGGCCGCCCCACCTGGGTGCAGGTCGAGATCGGCGCGCTGGACAAGCTGTTCCTGCGCGGCCAATAAACATCGTATGAATCACACTCCACAGCGGCCGCGCGCGGTCGCCATCATGGGCCCGACCGCGTCGGGCAAGACCGCCGCCGCACTGGCGATTGCCGCGCGCGTTCCGGCCGAGATCATCTCCGTCGATTCCGCCCTGGTTTACCGGGGCATGGACGTGGGCACCGCCAAGCCCACGCGCGAGGAGCTGGCCAGCGTGCCGCACCACCTGATCGACATCATCGACCCGCTCGACAGCTACAGCGTGGCGCAGTTCCGTACGGCGACACTGCGCCTGGTCGACGAGATTCATGCGCGCGGCAAGCTGCCGCTGCTGGTCGGCGGCACCATGTTGTACTTCAAGGGCCTGACCGACGGCCTGGACGACCTGCCGGGCGCCGACCCGGCGGTGCGCGCCGAGCTGGAAGACGAGGCGGCGCGGCTGGGCTGGCCGGCGCTGCATGCACGCCTGGCCACGCTGGACCCGGAAACGGCCGCGCGCCTGAAGCCCAACGACGCACAGCGTATCCAGCGTGCGCTGGAGATCATCCGCCTGTCCGGCCAGCCGATGTCGGCCCTGCTGGCGCAGCGCGCGCCGGAAACGCTGCCTTTCGAGCTGACGTCGTTCGCGCTGGAGCCGTCCGACCGCGCCGTGCTGCACGAACGCATCGCACGCCGCTTCGACCAGATGCTGGAGGGCGACGCGCTGCTGGACGAAGTCGAGTACCTGCGCCGCCGTGGCGACCTGCATCCGGGCCTGCCGTCGATGCGCTGCGTGGGCTATCGCCAGGCCTGGGAATACCTGGACGGCCGTATCGACTACGCGACCATGCGCGAGACCGGCATCATCGCCACGCGCCAGCTGTGCAAGCGCCAGCTGACGTGGTTG from Pseudoduganella armeniaca includes the following:
- the mutL gene encoding DNA mismatch repair endonuclease MutL yields the protein MNAPPSPRPIRALPDQLISQIAAGEVVERPSAVVKELLENALDAGATQVTVRLEEGGVKRICITDNGKGIPPDQMPLALARHATSKIASLDDLENVGTLGFRGEALASIASVAVVTLTSRTADAAHAWELEGSHLGTVQPSSGAPGTTVNVQDLYYNTPARRKFLKSEQTEFGHCAEVVRRIALARPDVAFTLSHNGRTVDHWMASDMAKRSAQILGETFAEARLPIDEGSGVLRLHGFAGLPTASKARADCQYFYVNGRFVRDKLLVHAVRAAYEDVLHGDRFPSYVLALDLDPALVDVNVHPSKIEVRFRDGRAVHQFVFHAVQRALAQTSATAHGSVPAPLPAAETLGGGGPQWRPQQQASFGSILNPSYTPTFSPSPFARPGEGGVAQSTERYGALFADSEPRAAEGAAPPSYPMPQATQYVASSAALAQEEFPLGFALAQLHGIYILAQNSKGLVLVDMHAAHERILYEQLKNALDAQISGSEMQIQTLLIPVTFYADAVEVGTVQEHGDTLKTLGFDIAVLSPTTLAVRAVPALLKNADAQTLARDVLRDVREFGGSRVLIERRNELLGTLACHTAVRANRILTQPEMNALLRQMESTERADQCNHGRPTWVQVEIGALDKLFLRGQ
- the miaA gene encoding tRNA (adenosine(37)-N6)-dimethylallyltransferase MiaA; its protein translation is MNHTPQRPRAVAIMGPTASGKTAAALAIAARVPAEIISVDSALVYRGMDVGTAKPTREELASVPHHLIDIIDPLDSYSVAQFRTATLRLVDEIHARGKLPLLVGGTMLYFKGLTDGLDDLPGADPAVRAELEDEAARLGWPALHARLATLDPETAARLKPNDAQRIQRALEIIRLSGQPMSALLAQRAPETLPFELTSFALEPSDRAVLHERIARRFDQMLEGDALLDEVEYLRRRGDLHPGLPSMRCVGYRQAWEYLDGRIDYATMRETGIIATRQLCKRQLTWLRAMPERIVIDCLAPDATAQLLARLP